The following are encoded in a window of Gigantopelta aegis isolate Gae_Host unplaced genomic scaffold, Gae_host_genome ctg3685_pilon_pilon, whole genome shotgun sequence genomic DNA:
- the LOC121392373 gene encoding LOW QUALITY PROTEIN: ras-related protein Rab-3A-like (The sequence of the model RefSeq protein was modified relative to this genomic sequence to represent the inferred CDS: deleted 1 base in 1 codon) → MNADNEETLDSVMDVNFDYMYKILMVGNSGVGKTAYVSRYCDDHFNPAFISTVGIDFRVKSMIRNDKHIKLQIWDTAGQERYQAITTAYYHGAMGFIVMFDLTNEETFAACRMWIQQIKEMSLESVVILLVGNKVDLTQQRVVDNEDAKEFASNLGIHYFETSAKDNTNIKESAEYLVDAITEKMSETIRNNPNFTPRGMKPREANYTEEKSSTCPC, encoded by the exons ATGAATGCAGACAATGAGGAGACCCTGGACTCTGTAATGGACGTCAACTTCGACTATATGTACAAGATATTGATGGTTGGTAACTCGGGCGTAGGGAAAACTGCTTACGTATCGAGATATTGTGATGACCACTTTAATCCAGCGTTTATTTCGACAGTAGGAATTGATTTCAGAGTCAAGAGTATGATCAG AAATGATAAACACATCAAGTTGCAA ATATGGGACACTGCAGGTCAAGAGCGATATCAAGCCATTACAACAGCTTATTATCATGGAGCTATGGGGTTTATAGTAATGTTTGATCTGACGAATGAGGAGACATTTGCTGCTTGTAGAATGTG GATACAACAAATAAAAGAGATGTCTTTGGAGAGTGTAGTCATTCTATTGGTTGGTAACAAAGTAGATCTAACACAACAGAGAGTTGTAGACAATGAAGACGCAAAAGAATTTGCATCAAATTTGGGTAtacattattttgaaacaagtgCTAAAGATAACACAAATATCAAAGAGAGTGCAGAGTATTTAGTTGACGCCATTACTGAAAAAATGTCGGAAACAATCAGGAACAATCCAAACTTCACTCCTCGTGGAATGAAACCAAGAGAAGCTAATTATACAGAAGAGAAGTCATCAACGTGTCCATGTTAA